A genomic region of Glycine max cultivar Williams 82 chromosome 15, Glycine_max_v4.0, whole genome shotgun sequence contains the following coding sequences:
- the LOC100778920 gene encoding calmodulin-binding receptor kinase CaMRLK, translating into MKPFCTFFILLSLLVILVESSCKNEDQEMVSKAFQSVSGFNSSWFETGSNCSNAEIKGINLSSKNLSGNISWKYLRNISKLKVLDLSGNFLQGQVPNWFWRSSTLLVVNLSSNRFGGSINPTSQNGSFSSLQNLNLSHNRFTNRLHLSGFSNLESLDLSHNNLGTLPSGFQNLTNLHHLDLSNCNIKGNVKPISSLTTLSFLDLSNNTLNGSFPSDFPPLNNIKFLNVSHNNLKASTTLDRFKKFGKSAFIHAGHNFNYYNESKTPKLDSNSTPQHQQPHHIHAKKKRSKEKQKSKHKTRTMIVASSCASALVVVSLCMCLVWCCRRRRQLAKRSKWAISKPAPLSIKMMEKSGPFAFETESGTSWVADLKEPSSAPVVVFEKPLMNLTFVDLLAGTSHFGKDSLLAEGRCGPVYRAVLPGDIHVAIKVLENARDVHDDDAVALFVDLSQLKHPNLLPLSGYCIAGKEKLVLYEFMSNGDLGRWLQELPTGETNVEDWSGDTWDIIQNGAASRASPPEKMGWLVRHRIAVGVARGLAFLHHAGSRPVVHGHLVTSNVLLGDDFEPRIADFGFRKFGRESATANCSTETDVYCFGVVLMELLTGRAGTAETVVWVRKAVREGHAVRALDERLKLGGGSGDSESEMVESLRVAYLCTAESPGKRPTMQQVLGLLKDIHPSHALD; encoded by the exons ATGAAGCCCTTTTGcacattcttcattcttctttcgCTGCTTGTTATTCTCGTTGAATCTTCATGCAAAAACGAAGACCAGGAGATGGTGTCCAAGGCCTTCCAATCTGTGTCTGGATTCAACTCTTCCTGGTTCGAAACAGGTTCCAACTGTTCAAATGCTGAGATTAAAGGGATAAATCTTTCGTCCAAGAACCTAAGTGGGAACATCTCGTGGAAGTATCTGAGGAACATATCCAAGTTGAAGGTTCTAGATCTGTCTGGGAATTTTCTACAAGGCCAGGTCCCAAACTGGTTCTGGAGAAGCTCAACCTTATTGGTAGTGAACCTTTCCAGCAACAGGTTCGGAGGGAGCATTAACCCCACTTCCCAAAACGGTTCATTTTCATCACTGCAAAATCTCAATCTCTCACACAACAGGTTCACCAACCGGCTTCACCTCTCTGgtttctcaaaccttgaaagcCTCGACCTTTCGCACAACAACCTCGGAACCTTGCCCTCCGGGTTCCAAAACCTCACCAATCTACACCACCTCGATCTCTCCAACTGCAACATCAAAGGAAACGTAAAACCCATCTCCTCCCTCACCACACTCTCCTTCTTGGATTTATCAAATAACACGTTGAACGGTAGTTTCCCCTCTGATTTCCCTCCCCTGAACAACATCAAATTCTTGAACGTCTCCCACAACAACCTCAAAGCCTCCACCACCTTAGATAGGTTCAAAAAGTTCGGCAAATCAGCGTTTATCCACGCCGGGCACAACTTCAACTACTACAACGAATCCAAAACGCCAAAACTCGATTCAAATTCAACCCCACAGCACCAACAGCCCCACCACATTCACGCGAAGAAGAAGCGgtcaaaagaaaaacagaagTCAAAACACAAAACCAGAACCATGATTGTGGCCTCGTCCTGTGCCTCGGCACTTGTCGTTGTCTCGTTGTGCATGTGCTTGGTGTGGTGTTGCAGAAGGAGGAGGCAATTGGCGAAGAGGAGCAAGTGGGCGATCTCGAAGCCGGCCCCACTCAGCATCAAGATGATGGAGAAATCTGGACCGTTCGCGTTCGAGACCGAGTCAGGGACATCATGGGTCGCTGACCTCAAAGAACCATCTTCCGCACCCGTGGTCGTGTTCGAGAAGCCACTCATGAACCTCACCTTCGTCGACCTTCTCGCTGGCACGTCACACTTCGGCAAAGACTCCCTTCTCGCTGAGGGCAGGTGTGGGCCCGTTTATCGCGCTGTCTTACCCGGAGACATCCACGTGGCAATCAAAGTCCTCGAAAACGCCAGAGACGTCCATGATGATGACGCTGTCGCTCTCTTCGTTGACCTCTCCCAACTCAAACACCCCAATCTCTTGCCCCTCTCCGGTTACTGTATTGCAG GTAAGGAGAAGCTGGTGTTGTATGAGTTTATGTCGAACGGGGATTTGGGTAGGTGGTTGCAGGAGCTACCAACGGGGGAGACTAACGTGGAGGATTGGAGTGGTGACACGTGGGACATTATTCAAAACGGCGCCGCTTCTCGAGCCTCGCCCCCCGAAAAGATGGGGTGGTTAGTACGGCACCGAATTGCGGTGGGTGTGGCGCGTGGATTAGCGTTTCTGCACCACGCGGGGTCAAGGCCCGTCGTGCACGGACACCTCGTGACGTCCAACGTGCTTCTCGGCGACGACTTCGAGCCGCGAATTGCGGATTTCGGGTTTCGGAAGTTCGGGCGAGAAAGCGCGACGGCGAATTGTTCAACCGAGACGGACGTTTACTGTTTCGGGGTGGTGCTGATGGAGCTGCTGACGGGGAGGGCCGGCACGGCGGAGACGGTGGTTTGGGTGCGGAAGGCGGTGAGGGAGGGTCACGCGGTGAGGGCATTGGACGAGAGGCTCAAACTCGGCGGTGGAAGCGGCGACTCGGAGAGTGAGATGGTGGAGAGCCTCCGAGTCGCGTATTTGTGCACAGCCGAGTCGCCGGGGAAGAGGCCCACCATGCAGCAAGTGTTGGGCCTTCTCAAAGATATTCACCCGAGTCATGCACTCGACTGA